In the Lampris incognitus isolate fLamInc1 chromosome 11, fLamInc1.hap2, whole genome shotgun sequence genome, one interval contains:
- the slc38a11 gene encoding putative sodium-coupled neutral amino acid transporter 11, whose amino-acid sequence MAQECDSGDSKALLAPPPHEVAGEPGRSSLISASFNFVNSIIGSGIIGLPYALNQAGLPLGLLLLVVVAFITDYSIILLIKGGNLSGTNSYQSLVQSTFGFPGFLVLSGLQFLYPFIAMISYNITTGDTMTKVFQRLPGVGPDHILAERHFVILVSTVVFTLPLSLYRNIGRLGKVSLLSMVLTLFILITVVIRAATLGPQIPPSENAWAFAKWNAIQAVGVMSFAFICHHNSFLIYGSLEEPTLTKWSRVTHVSVGFALVVSAVFAVAGYVTFTGYTQGDIFENYCRDDNLATFGRFCFGLSIITTFPLECFVTREVVANAICKRALTKAEHVGVTVLIVAVCTAVSLATECLGIVLELNGVLSATPLIFIIPSACFLKLSPGRWFHGGNLIPSALILTGLFVMVTGLTMTGLSPQDCSHGVEMFYCADSNLSSTTPPT is encoded by the exons ATGGCCCAAGAG TGTGACAGCGGAGACAGCAAGGCCTTACTGGCCCCGCCACCGCACGAGGTCGCCGGGGAACCAGGCAGAAGTTCACTGATATCGGCTTCGTTCAATTTCGTCAATTCCATAATCGGATCTGGAATAATAG GTTTGCCATATGCTTTGAATCAGGCAGGGCTTCCTCTTGGCCTTCTGCTTTTGGTGGTTGTTGCGTTTATCACAG ACTACTCAATCATCTTGTTGATAAAAGGAGGTAACCTGTCGGGGACAAACAGTTATCAGTCACTGGTGCAAAGCACTTTTGGGTTCCCTGGGTTCTTGGTTCTCTCTGGACTACAGTTCCTGTATCCTTTCATTG CCATGATCAGTTACAACATCACAACCGGTGACACAATGACCAAAGTTTTTCAGAGACTACCAGGAG TTGGCCCAGACCACATACTTGCTGAACGCCACTTTGTAATACTGGTGTCAACCGTTGTGTTCACATTGCCGCTGTCCCTTTATCGCAACATAGGAAGGCTTGGGAAG GTGTCcctgctgtcaatggtgttgacccTTTTCATCCTCATCACTGTAGTCATCAGAGCAGCAACCTTGGGACCACAAAT CCCCCCTTCAGAAAATGCATGGGCATTTGCAAAGTGGAACGCAATTCAAGCTGTCGGTGTAATGTCTTTTG CCTTTATATGTCATCACAACAGCTTTCTGATCTatggctctctggaggagcccaCTCTCACCAAATGGTCTCGAGTCACCCACGTGTCTGTTGGCTTTGCTCTAGTAGTCAGTGCTGTGTTTGCTGTGGCTGGCTATGTCACCTTCACCGGCTATACACAAG ggGATATCTTCGAGAACTACTGCAGAGATGATAATCTGGCGACGTTTGGTCGCTTCTGTTTTGGACTCAGTATAATAACCACTTTTCCCCTGGAGTGTTTTGTAACACGAGAG GTTGTAGCCAATGCCATTTGTAAAAGAGCTTTGACAAAAGCTGAACACGTGGGCGTCACCGTGCTGATAGTTGCAGTGTGTACAGCAGTTTCCTTGGCCACCGAGTGTCTGGGAATAGTGTTGGAGCTGAAT GGCGTTTTAAGCGCCACACCCCTGATCTTCATCATCCCGTCCGCCTGCTTCCTGAAGCTGTCCCCCGGCCGCTGGTTCCACGGGGGAAACCTGATACCGTCCGCCCTCATCCTCACCGGCCTGTTTGTTATGGTGACGGGCTTGACCATGACCGGCCTCTCCCCCCAAGACTGTTCACACGGCGTGGAGATGTTTTACTGCGCAGACTCCAACCTCTCCAGCACCACACCACCGACATGA